The following coding sequences lie in one Candidatus Eremiobacterota bacterium genomic window:
- a CDS encoding OmpH family outer membrane protein: MSLRSSLLSVAILLAAAGCAPNVHSSAIRGTGYVRVDEVVKHHPLYAQLSQLDDAIAAINLRSAGPQVPLGAAQLASRTGELNRELQAAQTRANAILAQKQRDYAQRETQAVQAALAAAGIRGSGATAAQQMSGASAQQAAQAAQAANADYMAYQQNVIAQNNSASSSIERQLQAQAAQKYRAKAEQLQQNETDLSLRLTQQDAASRLAIKMRLSNLALDPTARKDAQNQLAAIDSKESSQVAAARNADAATLRAYRAELDRQTGDAIRSQVGAIAAQTQGKLAERRNEVGSQLRSLGPPSMPANVPPDVQARIAQIHRQYIGQFQADAAKTVSDYNATKSDLDRQFAALHGADVGATGAAAKELDALQKRRNDLYGEITEQVKRDATRIAKEQGFSIVFVDVWSAAGGYDLTNELIKDVEGQHE; the protein is encoded by the coding sequence ATGAGCTTACGAAGTAGCCTTCTGAGCGTCGCGATCCTCCTGGCCGCTGCCGGCTGCGCGCCGAACGTTCACTCCTCGGCGATTCGCGGAACGGGCTACGTTCGGGTCGACGAAGTCGTCAAACACCACCCGCTCTACGCGCAGCTTTCCCAGCTCGACGATGCTATTGCGGCAATCAATTTGCGATCGGCAGGTCCGCAGGTCCCACTCGGGGCGGCCCAGCTTGCGAGTCGCACCGGCGAACTCAACCGGGAACTTCAGGCGGCGCAGACTCGCGCCAACGCCATTCTCGCGCAGAAGCAGCGTGATTACGCGCAACGCGAGACGCAAGCCGTGCAGGCAGCGCTGGCGGCGGCCGGAATTCGCGGGTCGGGCGCGACGGCCGCGCAGCAAATGAGCGGCGCTTCGGCCCAGCAGGCCGCCCAGGCCGCGCAGGCGGCCAATGCCGATTACATGGCCTATCAGCAGAACGTCATCGCGCAGAATAACTCGGCAAGCTCCTCAATCGAGCGACAATTGCAAGCACAGGCCGCGCAGAAATATCGAGCGAAGGCCGAACAGCTGCAGCAGAACGAAACGGATCTCTCGCTGCGCTTGACGCAACAAGACGCGGCGTCGCGTTTGGCCATCAAGATGCGGCTCTCGAACTTGGCACTCGACCCGACGGCTCGCAAGGACGCGCAAAACCAACTCGCAGCAATCGATTCGAAGGAGAGCTCGCAAGTGGCGGCTGCGCGGAACGCCGACGCGGCCACCTTGCGCGCCTACCGAGCGGAGTTGGATCGCCAGACCGGCGACGCGATTCGGTCGCAAGTGGGCGCGATCGCGGCTCAGACGCAAGGTAAGCTCGCAGAACGCCGCAACGAGGTCGGATCGCAATTGCGCAGCCTCGGACCGCCGTCGATGCCTGCGAACGTGCCGCCCGACGTGCAGGCGCGAATCGCCCAAATACACCGCCAGTACATCGGTCAGTTTCAAGCCGATGCCGCGAAGACCGTTTCCGACTATAACGCAACCAAAAGCGATCTCGATCGGCAATTCGCGGCGTTGCACGGTGCCGACGTGGGTGCGACCGGCGCAGCCGCGAAAGAGCTGGACGCGCTCCAGAAGCGGCGAAACGATCTCTACGGAGAAATTACCGAGCAGGTAAAGCGGGACGCGACCCGCATCGCCAAAGAACAAGGCTTTAGCATCGTCTTCGTGGACGTCTGGTCTGCGGCCGGCGGCTACGATCTTACCAACGAACTCATCAAAGACGTCGAAGGACAACACGAGTGA
- the lpxD gene encoding UDP-3-O-(3-hydroxymyristoyl)glucosamine N-acyltransferase, producing MLGTLGEVAARLGGRVVGDASVIVTRVAAVDDAGADALTFATNETFFASALATDAAAILVEAAFADGASPKPLVVVENVRDALARLLGELKPSRPRGPFRHPSAAIEPDASLAADVYVGAHVYVGHRTVVESGAIIEAGAYVGDDVAIGESAWIHSRVSVMRGTYLGKRVVLHAGCVIGSDGFGWVFVGGQAERIPQIGNVVLEDDVEVGVNSCIDRAQTGSTRIGSGTKIDNLVQIGHNCRIGKHCVIASLTGLAGSTVIGDYVKVGGQVGFKGHVSVGSRVTIAGQSAIWSDIPDDVTVSGRPAHDHRDELRRKVMIRKLPKLFDRVEALERSRLQQ from the coding sequence ATGCTCGGCACGCTCGGTGAAGTAGCCGCCCGCCTTGGCGGACGAGTGGTCGGCGATGCAAGCGTGATCGTTACCCGCGTCGCCGCGGTGGACGACGCCGGTGCCGACGCGCTGACCTTTGCGACAAACGAGACATTCTTCGCATCGGCGCTGGCAACCGATGCTGCGGCGATCTTAGTGGAAGCGGCCTTCGCCGATGGTGCGTCGCCCAAGCCGCTGGTGGTCGTCGAGAACGTACGCGATGCGCTGGCACGATTGCTTGGGGAACTCAAACCGTCGCGGCCGCGCGGCCCTTTCCGCCATCCGAGCGCGGCGATCGAGCCCGACGCATCACTCGCCGCCGACGTTTACGTCGGCGCGCATGTGTACGTCGGACATCGCACGGTCGTCGAAAGCGGCGCCATCATCGAAGCCGGCGCGTACGTCGGTGACGACGTCGCAATCGGTGAATCGGCGTGGATCCATTCGCGCGTCAGCGTCATGCGGGGAACGTACCTTGGCAAACGCGTGGTTCTGCACGCCGGCTGCGTGATCGGCAGCGACGGGTTCGGGTGGGTCTTCGTCGGTGGGCAAGCGGAGCGTATTCCGCAGATCGGGAACGTCGTACTCGAAGACGACGTCGAGGTCGGCGTCAACAGTTGCATCGATCGCGCCCAGACGGGCAGCACCCGTATCGGCTCGGGAACGAAGATCGATAATCTGGTGCAAATCGGACATAACTGCCGCATCGGAAAGCACTGCGTCATCGCTTCGCTGACGGGCTTGGCGGGCTCGACGGTCATCGGCGATTATGTCAAGGTCGGCGGACAGGTCGGGTTCAAGGGCCACGTCAGCGTTGGCTCGCGTGTAACGATTGCCGGACAATCCGCGATTTGGAGCGATATCCCGGACGATGTGACCGTATCGGGTCGGCCCGCACACGATCACCGCGACGAACTGCGCCGAAAGGTCATGATTCGCAAACTGCCAAAGCTGTTCGACCGTGTCGAAGCTCTCGAGCGTTCGCGTTTGCAGCAGTAA
- the lpxC gene encoding UDP-3-O-[3-hydroxymyristoyl] N-acetylglucosamine deacetylase, translated as MSKLSSVRVCSSNHASMQATLCGPLRFEGIGLHSGAHSAVEIRPAGADEGIFFRLGATRVPAKVDYVIDTSRATVLGFEGATVSTTEHLLSALFAAGVSNAEILVDGPEIPARDGSSAEFADAIARCGLQAQARPRNIMEIPTPVCVRSDERMIAAFPAANFRVRFVADFAAPIGTQYFDGEIDATTYRAEIAGARTFAYLHEIEALWARGLGRGGSLENALVFAADGPMQELRWPDEPVRHKVLDLIGDLALLGAWPQCEIVAIKSGHELHASMVRALSAHVRIPSV; from the coding sequence GTGTCGAAGCTCTCGAGCGTTCGCGTTTGCAGCAGTAATCACGCGTCGATGCAGGCGACGCTCTGCGGGCCGCTGCGCTTTGAAGGCATCGGCCTGCACAGCGGCGCGCATTCGGCGGTCGAAATCCGACCGGCCGGCGCCGACGAGGGAATTTTTTTCAGGCTTGGTGCAACGCGGGTACCCGCGAAGGTCGACTACGTGATCGATACGTCGCGGGCTACCGTGCTCGGATTCGAGGGGGCGACGGTGTCGACGACCGAGCACCTGCTCTCCGCGCTCTTTGCCGCCGGCGTGAGCAATGCGGAGATTCTCGTCGACGGGCCCGAGATTCCGGCACGAGACGGAAGTTCGGCCGAATTCGCCGACGCAATTGCACGGTGCGGACTCCAGGCGCAGGCACGTCCCCGGAATATCATGGAGATCCCTACGCCGGTCTGCGTTCGTTCGGACGAACGGATGATCGCCGCGTTCCCTGCTGCGAACTTCCGCGTGCGATTCGTCGCCGATTTTGCAGCGCCCATCGGCACGCAATATTTCGATGGCGAGATCGACGCAACGACCTATCGGGCCGAGATCGCCGGCGCGCGCACCTTCGCCTACCTACACGAGATTGAGGCGTTGTGGGCGCGCGGCCTGGGTCGTGGCGGAAGCTTGGAGAACGCCCTCGTCTTTGCGGCGGATGGACCGATGCAGGAGTTGCGCTGGCCCGACGAACCGGTGCGCCATAAAGTACTCGATCTCATCGGCGACCTGGCCCTGCTGGGAGCGTGGCCACAGTGCGAGATCGTGGCGATCAAGAGCGGACATGAACTTCACGCGTCGATGGTGCGCGCTTTGAGCGCGCACGTACGCATCCCATCCGTTTAG
- the fabZ gene encoding 3-hydroxyacyl-ACP dehydratase FabZ, which produces MLLVDRILEFEPMVRVRGYKNITYNEQIFAGHFPNNPVLPGVYMVEALAQLGGAMILEPGEFSRKTPYLAGIDKAKFRRPVIPGDRLDMECKMLRHKRNIGWVAGEATVDGQFACYAELMFSISSDPRMFTSDARVLHV; this is translated from the coding sequence ATGCTGCTTGTGGATAGGATCTTGGAGTTCGAGCCGATGGTGCGCGTGCGAGGCTACAAAAATATCACGTACAACGAGCAGATTTTTGCCGGCCACTTTCCCAACAACCCGGTGTTACCTGGTGTTTATATGGTCGAAGCGCTCGCTCAGCTCGGCGGAGCGATGATTTTGGAGCCCGGCGAGTTTTCGCGCAAGACGCCGTATCTCGCCGGCATCGACAAGGCGAAGTTTCGGCGGCCGGTTATTCCAGGCGACCGCCTCGACATGGAGTGCAAGATGTTGCGGCATAAGCGCAACATCGGTTGGGTGGCGGGCGAGGCGACCGTCGACGGCCAGTTCGCCTGTTACGCGGAGTTGATGTTTTCCATCTCCTCAGACCCGCGAATGTTCACCTCCGACGCGCGCGTGCTTCATGTCTGA
- the lpxA gene encoding acyl-ACP--UDP-N-acetylglucosamine O-acyltransferase — protein sequence MLHPTAIVHPGAELGPNVDVGPYCVIGEHVTIGARTVLQAHVVVNGWTEIGEDSILYPFSTVGAASQDRKYAGERAYTRVGSRTILREYVSIQRATGHDEVTAVGDDCLLLAYVHIAHNCILGAGVTMSNLAQLAGHVHVGDYVTIGGQTGVHQFTRIGRHAMVGGMSKCTKDVPPFFLVEGNPCQPYGLNSVGLRRAAFSVDERNEIKRFYKLLYDPKLNVSQAIEAMRRQVMTEPGREIVAFLEAPSQRGVLK from the coding sequence ATGCTTCACCCCACCGCAATCGTTCATCCTGGGGCGGAGCTCGGACCGAATGTGGACGTCGGCCCGTATTGCGTGATCGGCGAGCACGTTACGATCGGCGCTCGCACCGTACTTCAGGCGCACGTTGTCGTCAACGGCTGGACTGAAATTGGGGAAGATTCGATCCTTTATCCGTTTTCGACCGTGGGCGCCGCTTCCCAAGATCGCAAGTACGCCGGCGAGCGCGCCTACACGCGAGTCGGTAGCCGCACGATCCTACGAGAGTACGTCAGCATCCAACGCGCGACGGGACACGACGAAGTCACCGCGGTGGGCGACGATTGCCTCTTGCTCGCCTACGTCCACATCGCACACAATTGCATTCTTGGCGCGGGCGTTACGATGAGTAACCTCGCGCAGCTCGCCGGACACGTTCACGTCGGAGACTACGTCACGATCGGCGGCCAGACCGGCGTCCATCAGTTCACGCGCATCGGGCGGCATGCGATGGTCGGCGGAATGAGCAAATGCACGAAAGACGTGCCGCCGTTTTTCCTCGTCGAGGGAAATCCGTGCCAGCCATACGGGCTCAATAGCGTTGGTCTGCGGCGAGCCGCATTCTCGGTCGACGAACGCAACGAGATAAAGCGCTTTTACAAGCTGCTGTACGATCCCAAGCTGAACGTCTCGCAGGCGATTGAAGCGATGAGGCGGCAAGTGATGACCGAGCCGGGTCGCGAGATCGTGGCGTTTCTCGAAGCTCCATCTCAGCGCGGCGTTCTCAAATAG
- a CDS encoding O-antigen ligase family protein translates to MPAALGAIFAIVPLFPSFIALTAVGFPGLSLVPRPMMFVTLAFCGLLAIYAIATLARWSLQAQPLLLPLLAVFSAGVTAGVAGFNPIAGAVFTGIGGLGIVWHCSVMRFYADRYAATTIYASFLTSGILAAAAAVAMVVSRFPAAQYTLQHGRATGTFILPGELAGFLIVLIPMAYALARIARPRSLRALGWTACAVGLIALGMTYSRAGWMGFAAAIAFLCAVRTRRTGLAALVVLAGIAAVLLLFNAHHDPSEDYTRLSIWQAAVQIADRFPLTGVGPFNFSRLYEVVRAPDGDATAFHAHSLYLTFLVEFGILGSAAVVWTMWRFAAELRRRLANAAAPEAFLSLAITAGLVGVAVQGLIDTVTVVIFGLWMPIMALALATAAGGDRSPAIDA, encoded by the coding sequence ATGCCGGCCGCGCTTGGAGCGATCTTTGCAATCGTGCCGCTCTTTCCCAGTTTCATCGCGCTGACCGCGGTCGGCTTCCCCGGCCTCTCGCTTGTCCCTCGACCAATGATGTTTGTCACTCTAGCGTTCTGCGGGTTGCTCGCAATTTACGCGATCGCAACCCTGGCACGCTGGTCGCTTCAGGCGCAGCCGCTACTGCTCCCGTTGCTCGCGGTATTTAGCGCCGGCGTGACGGCAGGGGTCGCGGGCTTCAATCCGATCGCGGGAGCGGTCTTCACGGGGATTGGCGGACTGGGGATCGTTTGGCATTGTTCGGTCATGCGATTTTACGCCGATCGCTACGCGGCCACGACGATCTACGCGTCGTTCTTGACGTCGGGCATCCTTGCGGCGGCCGCCGCCGTGGCAATGGTCGTCTCTCGTTTTCCGGCCGCGCAATATACACTCCAACACGGCCGTGCCACCGGAACGTTCATTCTGCCGGGTGAGCTCGCGGGCTTTCTGATCGTTCTCATCCCGATGGCCTATGCGCTCGCGAGAATCGCTCGGCCTCGCTCACTTCGCGCGCTGGGGTGGACCGCGTGCGCGGTGGGTCTCATCGCGCTCGGCATGACGTATTCGCGCGCGGGCTGGATGGGTTTTGCTGCGGCCATTGCCTTCCTCTGCGCCGTTCGTACGCGGCGCACCGGACTGGCCGCGCTTGTCGTGCTCGCAGGAATCGCGGCGGTTCTGCTACTCTTCAACGCCCACCATGACCCGAGCGAAGATTACACTCGGTTATCCATTTGGCAAGCCGCGGTGCAGATCGCTGACCGCTTCCCATTGACTGGTGTCGGTCCGTTCAATTTTTCACGTCTTTACGAGGTCGTGCGCGCGCCGGACGGCGACGCAACCGCCTTCCACGCCCACAGTCTCTATCTGACATTCTTAGTCGAGTTCGGCATTCTCGGATCTGCCGCGGTCGTTTGGACGATGTGGCGGTTCGCCGCCGAGTTGCGGCGGCGCCTTGCGAATGCGGCCGCGCCGGAGGCTTTCTTATCGCTCGCTATTACGGCGGGACTGGTGGGGGTTGCCGTGCAAGGCCTTATCGATACCGTGACCGTTGTAATTTTTGGATTGTGGATGCCGATCATGGCGCTCGCCCTTGCAACGGCAGCCGGCGGCGACCGATCGCCGGCAATCGACGCGTAG
- the lptC gene encoding LPS export ABC transporter periplasmic protein LptC, translating to MRYRAAALFCLAAAGCNPSAPKPTAAPSLLTRPRATPTPLVLKITGYGTAKQPVHLIQQVHNRVDYDLLASSYQSNGPQGAARAVFQSARVTFRDRTGATFAATAPQAVVDQAANTVTLTNGVHAHTSSGMTLECTQLVYERATGMLHGSGDVVVTDPKGFRATGSSFDSDISLTHMRMQ from the coding sequence GTGCGTTATCGCGCGGCCGCCCTGTTCTGCCTTGCGGCCGCCGGATGTAATCCGAGCGCACCAAAACCGACGGCCGCACCCTCGCTCCTGACACGGCCGCGCGCGACGCCCACCCCCCTGGTCCTGAAGATTACCGGATACGGAACCGCCAAGCAGCCGGTCCACCTCATTCAGCAAGTCCACAACCGCGTCGACTACGATCTGCTGGCAAGCTCGTACCAGAGCAATGGTCCTCAAGGCGCTGCGCGCGCCGTCTTTCAAAGCGCGCGCGTGACGTTTCGAGATCGGACCGGAGCGACGTTTGCGGCGACCGCCCCCCAAGCCGTCGTCGATCAGGCGGCGAACACCGTAACCTTGACCAACGGCGTTCACGCGCATACGTCCTCTGGAATGACATTGGAATGCACGCAACTCGTTTACGAACGGGCTACGGGCATGCTGCACGGCAGCGGCGACGTCGTCGTCACCGATCCCAAGGGTTTCCGAGCGACAGGCTCGAGCTTTGATTCGGATATCTCTCTGACCCACATGCGGATGCAATGA
- the lptB gene encoding LPS export ABC transporter ATP-binding protein, whose translation MSNTPAIKLRGLVKRYGERTVVNGVTAEVQTGEIVGLLGPNGAGKTTTFYMVVGLVKPDGGTVLLSNGPREIDLSTAPMYARARNGIGYLAQENSIFRKLSVGDNIRLIWEQNGVSHDERERRLPALLDEFGLRAFVDARGDSLSGGERRRVEIARALAIAPKFLLLDEPFTGIDPIAVADIQAMIRQLRDRGLGILITDHQVRETLAIVDRAYILNNGRIEVSGSAQEVLDSPIARQFYLGEGFRL comes from the coding sequence ATGAGCAATACACCAGCGATCAAACTTCGCGGACTGGTCAAGCGCTACGGCGAGCGGACCGTCGTTAACGGCGTTACCGCGGAAGTCCAGACCGGCGAGATCGTCGGCCTGCTCGGACCCAACGGCGCGGGGAAGACCACGACGTTCTACATGGTCGTCGGACTGGTCAAGCCCGATGGTGGCACCGTTCTGCTGAGCAACGGGCCTCGAGAGATCGATCTCTCAACAGCACCGATGTACGCGCGCGCGCGCAACGGCATCGGCTATCTTGCCCAGGAGAACTCTATCTTCCGAAAGCTTTCGGTCGGCGATAACATTCGGCTCATCTGGGAGCAGAACGGCGTTTCGCACGACGAACGCGAACGGCGGCTACCGGCATTGCTCGACGAGTTCGGACTGCGGGCTTTCGTCGACGCCCGCGGCGATAGTCTCTCGGGCGGGGAGCGGCGCCGCGTCGAGATCGCGCGCGCGCTCGCGATCGCGCCAAAGTTTCTGTTGCTCGACGAGCCTTTCACCGGCATCGACCCGATTGCAGTCGCCGACATTCAGGCAATGATTCGCCAGTTGCGCGACCGCGGACTCGGCATCCTCATCACCGATCACCAGGTTCGCGAAACACTCGCGATTGTCGACCGCGCATATATCTTGAACAACGGCCGCATTGAAGTTTCAGGCAGCGCGCAAGAAGTACTCGACTCGCCCATCGCCCGGCAGTTCTATCTTGGCGAGGGATTTCGATTATAA
- a CDS encoding LptF/LptG family permease: MRFTILDRYMLAELAGPFVFGLAAFMLIFAATEILNIGKLVSSEHAPLWAALLVFVWSLPADIVLVIPMALLLGTLLAVQRLSGESEITALKSAGVTFGRIVAPLLAVGIIMSLVTYYLQERIVPYANDQLTEIENSVINHISAFNRDLTVSAPLPGGGRQVTIATAYEPNSRALLHVTLIQYDNHNDARQIIFAERAEFAADRWTLQNSSVYRFNPDGTTLAEPNVPQQEVEIGERPTDLTKRMSNDDPENMSRVQIAEIVRSGQLTETERRKYVTTYQEKLARPFACFVFILLAIPFGLRSIRTSGSTSVGFGLSLAIVFVYYVVMTVCSFAAQALLALAALWAWLPNILFTAIGLSRLRRAAMV; this comes from the coding sequence GTGAGATTCACCATTCTGGATCGTTATATGCTCGCGGAGCTGGCGGGGCCGTTTGTATTTGGCTTGGCCGCCTTCATGCTGATCTTCGCCGCCACCGAAATTCTCAATATCGGCAAGCTGGTGAGCAGCGAGCACGCGCCTTTATGGGCGGCCCTGCTCGTCTTCGTCTGGTCGCTGCCCGCCGATATCGTGCTCGTGATTCCGATGGCGCTTCTCCTGGGAACGCTGCTGGCCGTGCAGCGGCTCTCCGGCGAGAGCGAGATTACGGCGCTCAAATCGGCCGGTGTAACGTTTGGGCGTATCGTGGCGCCCTTGCTGGCCGTCGGCATCATTATGTCTCTGGTTACCTATTATCTCCAAGAGCGGATCGTGCCCTATGCGAACGATCAGCTGACCGAGATCGAAAACAGCGTCATCAATCATATCAGCGCATTCAATCGGGACTTGACGGTCTCCGCACCGTTGCCGGGCGGCGGACGTCAAGTGACGATTGCGACCGCGTACGAGCCGAATTCGCGAGCTTTGCTGCACGTAACGCTGATTCAATACGATAACCACAACGACGCGCGGCAGATTATCTTTGCCGAGCGGGCCGAGTTCGCGGCCGATCGGTGGACGCTGCAAAACTCCAGCGTTTACCGATTCAATCCCGACGGAACGACGCTCGCCGAGCCCAACGTACCGCAGCAGGAGGTCGAAATCGGGGAGAGGCCAACCGACCTGACCAAGCGCATGAGCAACGACGATCCGGAGAACATGAGCAGGGTCCAAATCGCGGAGATCGTGCGCTCGGGACAGTTGACCGAGACCGAGCGGCGCAAGTATGTCACGACCTATCAGGAGAAGCTCGCGCGCCCGTTTGCGTGCTTCGTCTTCATCTTGCTCGCGATTCCGTTCGGACTACGCTCGATTAGAACCAGCGGAAGCACGAGCGTCGGTTTCGGTCTTTCGTTAGCCATCGTTTTCGTCTACTACGTGGTCATGACCGTCTGCTCGTTTGCGGCACAAGCGTTGCTTGCGCTGGCGGCCCTCTGGGCATGGCTTCCGAACATCCTGTTCACGGCGATCGGGCTGAGCCGATTGCGGCGCGCGGCGATGGTATGA
- a CDS encoding DUF3084 domain-containing protein, with amino-acid sequence MNFVEIVRGIGNLAAVMALAGAVAYVGDRVGHQVGRRRLSLFGIRPRYTSTIVAIATGVIIALVVSLAAIFASQQVKTAFFKLSSINQQITELQARQRDLEAKVNSGRLVLPVDTLMVPFYRIIPQSASSSQRLATIREYYFFAVKYVNATYPRLGLRPYAIAPDTEKKLSNLSNDLTTAAKLEQAPVMLTVTSDQNLFENDQIHFGINVTPDVRVFPKGQVIAQLVIPGRSGASINIALIQLENLVSLTARRLHLPPFLSDIFQPMQMIPDTTQMQARIAKPGTYLLTAFAAEDFYPHVGGIPIVIVLTQQP; translated from the coding sequence ATGAACTTCGTCGAGATCGTTCGAGGAATCGGTAACCTTGCCGCAGTGATGGCGCTCGCCGGTGCCGTCGCGTACGTCGGCGATCGCGTCGGTCATCAGGTTGGGCGACGGCGCTTGAGCCTGTTCGGAATCCGGCCGCGCTATACGTCGACGATCGTTGCGATTGCTACCGGCGTGATCATCGCCCTGGTCGTTTCCCTCGCCGCCATTTTTGCCTCGCAGCAAGTGAAGACCGCGTTCTTCAAGCTCAGTTCGATCAATCAGCAGATCACGGAGTTGCAGGCGCGCCAGCGCGACCTGGAGGCCAAAGTCAACAGCGGGCGACTCGTTTTGCCGGTCGATACGCTGATGGTTCCTTTCTATCGCATCATCCCGCAATCGGCCTCGTCCTCCCAGCGCCTCGCGACAATTCGGGAATACTATTTTTTTGCGGTGAAGTACGTCAATGCAACGTACCCACGCTTAGGTTTACGGCCATATGCCATCGCGCCCGATACCGAGAAGAAGCTGAGCAACTTGTCCAACGATCTCACGACGGCTGCCAAACTGGAGCAAGCGCCGGTCATGCTGACGGTGACCTCAGATCAAAATCTATTCGAGAACGATCAGATCCATTTCGGCATCAACGTCACGCCCGACGTCCGAGTCTTTCCCAAGGGTCAGGTCATTGCTCAGCTCGTGATTCCCGGACGAAGCGGTGCGAGCATCAACATCGCATTGATTCAATTGGAGAATCTCGTCTCGCTCACGGCGCGACGACTTCATCTGCCGCCTTTTCTTTCGGATATCTTTCAGCCGATGCAGATGATTCCGGACACCACGCAAATGCAAGCCCGGATCGCCAAACCGGGAACCTATCTGCTGACGGCTTTTGCCGCCGAAGATTTCTATCCGCACGTGGGCGGCATCCCGATCGTTATCGTGCTAACGCAACAGCCGTGA
- a CDS encoding pre-16S rRNA-processing nuclease YqgF, with amino-acid sequence MNDSPGVIGVDPGRRKAGYALLDARGAVVAAGIEPIDRLPACLQRLAWERLVHAIALGRGTNARPVKAALEALGLPIHLVDEYETSRNARGLYFADHPPRGWRRLLPIGLQVPQRPIDDYAAILIARRFLARGAEPQPPS; translated from the coding sequence GTGAACGATTCGCCCGGCGTGATCGGCGTGGATCCGGGGCGGAGGAAGGCCGGCTACGCGCTGCTCGATGCTCGCGGAGCGGTTGTAGCGGCGGGCATCGAGCCAATCGACCGCCTGCCGGCATGCTTGCAACGGCTCGCGTGGGAACGTCTGGTTCATGCGATCGCCCTCGGGCGCGGCACGAACGCTCGGCCTGTCAAGGCGGCCTTGGAGGCGCTTGGGCTACCGATCCATCTGGTCGACGAGTATGAAACGAGTCGCAATGCGCGCGGGCTCTACTTTGCCGACCATCCTCCGCGAGGATGGCGCCGGCTGCTTCCGATCGGTCTGCAAGTCCCTCAGCGCCCAATCGACGACTACGCGGCAATTCTGATCGCGCGCCGATTTCTGGCAAGGGGAGCGGAGCCTCAACCTCCAAGCTAA
- a CDS encoding glycosyltransferase family 4 protein — MHIWRDPAGSIPAHQWFARSNATCGSVSVKVALDAQLGVGTATGIGEYVKGLAGALRLRGVDLSELRAPSLDPWRFDRRVLWDQILLPRRARRSGAALLHCAAGTMPRFAAMPIVVTVHDLAWHAVQGHTPAYARYYFGRFALDRYRAAARVIVDSYYTRGELLRLAPQLEPGRIDVVYPGVSSDFRNLVRAPTGARTILAVGTIEPRKNLEVLIAALAQLPDARLIAIGPATPYAQQCAQLAKRFKVADRVELRGYVAREELLMLYRECAVAAVPSRYEGFGYAAAQALCAGIPCVVSNCTSLPEVVGDAASIVPADDAPAWAAALARALQGGDDVRAAGARAASVARFSWDRCAAEVERVYALVDGRGSLEDR; from the coding sequence ATGCATATTTGGCGCGATCCCGCAGGATCGATCCCGGCGCATCAATGGTTCGCGCGCTCGAACGCGACCTGCGGGAGCGTTAGCGTGAAGGTTGCGCTCGACGCGCAACTCGGAGTCGGCACCGCGACTGGAATCGGTGAATACGTCAAGGGCTTAGCCGGCGCGCTGCGCTTGCGCGGCGTCGATCTGAGCGAACTTCGAGCGCCTTCGCTCGATCCGTGGCGGTTCGATCGCCGAGTGCTCTGGGACCAAATACTGTTGCCGCGACGCGCTCGCCGCTCGGGCGCCGCGCTGCTGCACTGCGCCGCAGGCACGATGCCGCGATTCGCGGCCATGCCGATCGTCGTTACCGTTCACGACCTTGCGTGGCACGCGGTCCAAGGACACACGCCCGCATACGCTCGTTATTACTTCGGCCGGTTTGCACTCGATCGGTATCGCGCGGCCGCGCGCGTGATCGTCGACTCCTACTATACGCGCGGCGAACTGCTCCGTCTCGCTCCTCAGCTCGAGCCTGGACGCATTGACGTCGTCTACCCCGGCGTGAGCTCGGATTTCCGCAATCTCGTCCGAGCGCCGACCGGCGCGCGGACCATCCTCGCGGTTGGAACGATCGAGCCGCGCAAGAATCTCGAGGTCCTCATTGCCGCGCTGGCGCAGTTGCCCGATGCGCGGTTGATCGCAATCGGACCGGCAACGCCATACGCGCAGCAGTGTGCGCAGCTGGCGAAGCGGTTCAAGGTCGCCGATCGCGTTGAACTGCGCGGCTACGTTGCGCGCGAAGAACTGCTGATGCTTTATCGAGAATGCGCGGTAGCGGCGGTGCCGTCTCGCTACGAAGGCTTCGGCTACGCCGCAGCGCAGGCGCTCTGCGCCGGCATTCCGTGCGTCGTATCGAATTGCACGTCGCTGCCGGAGGTCGTCGGCGACGCGGCGAGCATCGTGCCGGCCGACGACGCCCCGGCATGGGCGGCGGCACTTGCGCGGGCGTTGCAGGGCGGCGACGATGTCCGCGCGGCCGGCGCTCGCGCCGCTTCGGTTGCGCGCTTTTCGTGGGACCGGTGTGCGGCCGAAGTCGAGCGCGTCTACGCGCTCGTCGACGGGCGCGGTTCGCTAGAAGATCGGTGA